The Vicia villosa cultivar HV-30 ecotype Madison, WI linkage group LG1, Vvil1.0, whole genome shotgun sequence genome includes a region encoding these proteins:
- the LOC131597070 gene encoding uncharacterized protein LOC131597070 produces MDPIKYVFEKPALSGRIARWQMILTEYDIQYTTQKAIKGSVLADHLAHQAVDDYQSMNFEFPDEDIMLVTDYEEPGNGIGAVIISPEGGHTPFTARLCFDCTNNMAEYEACIMGLKAAIDLRIKFLEVYGDSALVISQVKGEWDTKHPNLIPYKEHVLTLIPYFEEITFEHIPREENQLADALATMSSMFKVRWDNEAPLIIIERLDEPAHCCEVVTEEADEKPWFYEVKRYLEAQEYPEGASINDRKFLRRFSAKFFLSNGILYKRNHDSTLLRCVKQEESRRNNGRHARWYFLELIPADIPWLKRF; encoded by the exons atggatcccatcaagtatgtTTTCGAGAAGcccgctctctctggacgaatagcaagatggcaaatgatattgACAGAGTACGACATTCAGTATACTACACAGAAGGCAATTAAAGGAAGTGTACTAGCGGATCATTTGGCTCATCAAGCGGTAGATGACTATCAGTCCATGAACTTTGAATTTCCAGACGAAGATATCATGCTTGTTACTGACTATGAAGAGcctg GCAATGGTATCGGTGCTGTAATTATTTCTCCCGAAGgcggacatacaccattcactgctagACTAtgcttcgactgcaccaacaatatggccgaatatgaagcatgcatcATGGGTCTCAAAGCCGCAATCGACTTGAGAATCAAATTTCTAGAAGTATATGGAGACTCAGCCTTGGTAATCAGTCAGGTCAAAGGAGagtgggacacgaagcatcctaatctcatccCTTACAAGGAACACGTGTTAACTTTGAtcccttattttgaagaaattacTTTTGAGCATATTCCACGAGAAGAGAATCAATTAGCAGACGCGctggctaccatgtcatctatgttcaaagtcaggtgggacaatgaggcaccCCTGATCATTATTGAAAGATTGGATGAACCGGCGCATTGTTGCGAGGTTGTTACAGAAGAAGCAGACGAGAAACCTTGGTTCTATGAAGTGAAAAGATATCTTGAAGCCCAAgaatatcctgaaggggcatccatcaatgATAGGAAGTTTTTAAGAAGGTTCTCTGCCAAGTTCTTCCTGAGTAACGGAATCTTGTACAAGCGTAATCATGACTCGaccttgcttcgttgtgtgaagcAAGAAGAAAGCAGAAGAAATAATGGAAGACATGCACGATGGTAttttttggaactcattccagcgGACATACCATGGCTAAAAAGATTTTGA